In Sulfitobacter sp. OXR-159, one DNA window encodes the following:
- the yajC gene encoding preprotein translocase subunit YajC: MEGIQQFVPLILIFAIMYFLLIRPQQKKAKEHQAMVAGLRRGDQVVTQGGIIGKVSKVKDDGELEVEIAEGVKIRVVQATIATVVSKTEPAK; encoded by the coding sequence ATGGAAGGCATCCAGCAATTTGTGCCGCTGATCCTGATCTTCGCGATCATGTATTTTCTGCTCATCCGCCCGCAGCAGAAGAAGGCCAAAGAACATCAGGCCATGGTGGCCGGCCTGCGCCGCGGCGATCAGGTCGTTACCCAAGGCGGGATCATCGGCAAGGTCTCCAAGGTCAAAGACGACGGCGAGCTTGAGGTGGAAATCGCTGAAGGCGTGAAAATCCGTGTGGTGCAGGCCACCATCGCGACCGTCGTTTCCAAGACCGAACCGGCGAAATAA
- a CDS encoding tryptophan-rich sensory protein: MPKSSRTLIAALALLLSIAFAISPFFVPSFSGFDPNQFPVPQDNPPAQPAGYAFSIWGVIYLWLIIGLAYGLLRAPRDGQWHDMRVPLCLSLAVGTTWLAVATMSPIWAAVLIWVMLITALIALFLAPVEDPLWAAAPVGLYAGWLSAASCVSLALLAAGYGYLEEQTAAVVFVGLAGAIGAIVQTALGRTPTYGIAVIWGLVGVIVTNWGETPLVAYLAFGGSILVALPTLRAFRRG, encoded by the coding sequence TTGCCCAAATCCTCCCGCACCCTGATCGCTGCGCTTGCACTGCTGCTCAGCATCGCCTTCGCGATTTCGCCCTTCTTCGTGCCCAGCTTCTCGGGCTTTGACCCGAACCAATTCCCGGTCCCGCAAGACAACCCGCCCGCGCAGCCTGCGGGCTATGCGTTTTCCATCTGGGGTGTGATCTATCTTTGGCTGATTATCGGATTGGCCTATGGGCTTTTGCGCGCGCCGCGGGATGGGCAGTGGCATGACATGCGCGTGCCGCTCTGCCTGTCGCTCGCCGTGGGGACAACATGGCTCGCGGTGGCCACCATGAGCCCGATCTGGGCGGCGGTGCTGATCTGGGTCATGCTGATCACCGCCCTGATCGCCCTGTTCCTCGCCCCGGTCGAAGACCCGCTGTGGGCCGCGGCCCCGGTGGGGCTCTACGCAGGCTGGCTCTCTGCCGCATCCTGTGTGTCGCTGGCGCTGCTTGCGGCGGGCTATGGCTATCTGGAAGAGCAGACGGCAGCCGTGGTCTTTGTCGGGCTCGCAGGGGCGATTGGGGCCATCGTGCAGACCGCCCTTGGCCGGACCCCCACCTACGGTATCGCGGTGATCTGGGGGCTGGTGGGCGTGATCGTGACCAATTGGGGCGAAACGCCCTTGGTCGCCTATCTGGCCTTTGGGGGCAGCATCCTTGTGGCGCTGCCCACGCTCAGGGCGTTTCGGCGGGGCTGA
- a CDS encoding tetratricopeptide repeat protein, with product MSDTDSFIDEVNEEVRRDRFYGLLRRYGWIAVVAVVAIVGGAAWNEYSKAQERAQAEALGDAMLGALEADASNARAEALAPIEAEGPGARAVLNFMRADALAEAGEIDAAVEQLDAVALDGDLAPIYRQLAQFKAVTLQGQSVPVAERRQALETLAQPGAPLRLLAEEQLALIDIQQGETDKAVARYQSILSDAETTPDLQQRALQVIVALGEEPGVEDAAAAAELEIPEATGD from the coding sequence ATGAGCGATACCGACAGTTTTATTGACGAAGTGAACGAAGAGGTCCGCCGCGACCGGTTTTATGGCCTGCTGCGCCGCTATGGTTGGATCGCTGTGGTCGCTGTGGTTGCCATCGTCGGCGGTGCCGCGTGGAACGAATATAGCAAAGCGCAAGAACGCGCGCAGGCCGAAGCCTTGGGCGATGCCATGCTCGGAGCGCTTGAAGCGGATGCCAGCAATGCCCGCGCCGAAGCGCTTGCCCCGATTGAAGCCGAAGGCCCCGGTGCCCGCGCCGTGCTGAATTTCATGCGTGCCGATGCCTTGGCCGAGGCCGGTGAGATTGACGCCGCCGTCGAACAGCTCGACGCCGTGGCGCTCGACGGCGATCTTGCGCCGATTTACCGCCAGTTGGCGCAGTTCAAGGCCGTGACCCTTCAGGGCCAATCGGTGCCCGTGGCAGAGCGGCGTCAGGCGCTCGAAACACTGGCCCAGCCCGGTGCCCCGCTGCGTCTTCTGGCCGAAGAGCAACTGGCCCTGATCGACATCCAACAGGGTGAGACCGACAAGGCCGTGGCGCGATACCAATCCATTCTCTCCGATGCGGAAACCACCCCGGACTTGCAACAACGCGCCCTTCAGGTGATTGTGGCCTTGGGTGAAGAACCGGGGGTCGAAGACGCTGCTGCAGCGGCTGAGCTGGAGATCCCCGAAGCAACGGGTGACTGA
- a CDS encoding ABCB family ABC transporter ATP-binding protein/permease — translation MPADTDQTPAARRRDRKTPKPERIPTEAEMIDAAERQSGFLVLRKVAPYLWPKDMPWVKRRVVLAMLALLVSKLIIVATPFFYRDAVDALAGEGAPMLALGAIGLTVAYGMARLMGVGFQQVRDAVFARVGQRALRMLALETFQHIHKLSMRYHITRKTGGLSRIIERGVKGVDFLLRFLLFSIGPLILELILVGVILAVLFDIWYLAVVTVTIAVYVWFTFAVTEWRVRLRRQMNDSDTEANQRAIDSLLNYETVKYFGAEGREAARYDLAMADYENAAIKTNYSLAFLNFGQALIITAGLVGVMVMAAMGVQSGELSVGDFVMVNSYMIQLTVPLNFLGTVYREIRQALVDMGQMFGLLEQPAEIDDKPNAPDLKVTGGHVTLENVRFAYDTDREILKGISLEAQPGETVAIVGSTGSGKSTIGRLLFRFYDVAGGALKIDGQDVRDVTQHSLHMAIGVVPQDTVLFNDTIGYNIAYGRDGATQEEVEEAARAAQIHDFIMALPQGYATTVGERGLKLSGGEKQRVGIARTLLKDPPILLLDEATSALDSETEHEIQDALRRASQGRTVLTIAHRLSTIAEADRIVVLEKGEIIEQGSHEVLLAQGGRYAQLWQRQQAEEE, via the coding sequence ATGCCAGCCGATACAGACCAAACGCCCGCCGCGCGTCGGCGCGACCGCAAAACCCCCAAGCCTGAGCGCATCCCCACAGAGGCCGAGATGATCGACGCCGCCGAGCGTCAGTCGGGCTTTTTGGTGCTGCGCAAAGTGGCACCCTACCTTTGGCCCAAGGATATGCCGTGGGTGAAACGCCGGGTTGTTCTGGCTATGTTGGCGCTGCTCGTGTCGAAACTGATCATCGTCGCCACGCCGTTCTTCTACCGCGACGCGGTGGATGCGCTGGCGGGCGAGGGCGCGCCGATGCTGGCGCTTGGGGCGATTGGCCTGACCGTGGCCTACGGCATGGCGCGGCTGATGGGCGTGGGCTTTCAACAGGTGCGCGATGCGGTCTTTGCCCGTGTCGGACAGCGCGCCTTGCGGATGTTGGCGCTCGAGACCTTTCAGCACATCCACAAACTGTCGATGCGCTATCACATTACCCGCAAGACGGGGGGCTTGAGCCGGATCATCGAGCGTGGGGTCAAAGGCGTCGATTTTCTGCTGCGCTTTTTGCTGTTCTCCATCGGGCCGCTGATCCTTGAGCTGATCCTCGTCGGCGTGATCCTCGCCGTTTTGTTCGACATTTGGTATCTGGCGGTCGTGACCGTGACCATTGCGGTCTACGTCTGGTTCACCTTTGCCGTGACCGAATGGCGCGTGCGTCTGCGCAGGCAGATGAACGACAGCGACACCGAGGCCAACCAACGCGCGATCGACAGCCTGTTGAACTATGAGACGGTGAAATACTTTGGCGCCGAGGGCCGCGAGGCCGCGCGTTATGACTTGGCAATGGCCGACTACGAAAACGCGGCGATCAAGACGAACTATTCGCTCGCTTTCCTAAACTTTGGCCAAGCGTTGATCATCACGGCGGGGCTGGTGGGGGTCATGGTGATGGCCGCGATGGGCGTGCAAAGTGGCGAACTCAGCGTCGGCGACTTCGTCATGGTGAACTCCTATATGATCCAATTGACCGTGCCGCTGAACTTCCTTGGCACCGTTTACCGGGAGATCCGTCAGGCGCTGGTGGACATGGGGCAGATGTTCGGCCTGCTCGAACAACCGGCAGAGATTGACGACAAGCCGAATGCGCCGGACCTCAAGGTAACGGGTGGCCATGTGACGCTGGAGAATGTGCGCTTTGCCTATGACACCGACCGTGAAATCCTCAAAGGCATCTCGCTTGAGGCGCAACCGGGAGAGACGGTGGCGATTGTCGGCTCGACGGGCTCGGGCAAATCCACCATCGGGCGGCTGTTGTTCCGCTTCTACGATGTCGCCGGGGGCGCGCTGAAGATCGACGGGCAAGACGTGCGCGATGTGACCCAGCATTCGCTGCATATGGCGATTGGCGTGGTGCCGCAGGATACGGTGCTGTTCAACGACACTATCGGCTATAACATCGCCTACGGACGCGATGGGGCGACGCAGGAAGAGGTCGAGGAGGCGGCACGCGCTGCACAGATCCACGATTTCATCATGGCGTTGCCACAGGGCTATGCGACCACGGTGGGCGAGCGGGGGCTGAAACTCTCGGGCGGCGAGAAACAGCGCGTGGGCATCGCCCGGACGCTGCTGAAAGACCCGCCCATCCTGCTGCTGGACGAGGCGACAAGCGCGCTTGACAGTGAGACGGAGCATGAGATTCAAGACGCGCTGCGCCGGGCGAGCCAAGGGCGCACGGTGCTGACCATCGCTCACCGTCTTTCCACCATCGCAGAGGCGGATCGCATCGTCGTGCTGGAGAAGGGCGAGATTATTGAGCAGGGCAGCCACGAGGTGCTCTTGGCCCAAGGCGGGCGCTATGCCCAACTCTGGCAGCGCCAGCAGGCGGAAGAAGAGTAA
- the der gene encoding ribosome biogenesis GTPase Der: MSFTLAIVGRPNVGKSTLFNRLVGKRLALVDDQPGVTRDLREGAAKLADLRFTVIDTAGLEEVTDDSLQGRMRRLTERAVDMADICLFMIDARVGVTPSDMVFAEILRKKSAHVILAGNKAEGKAADAGMIEAYSLGLGEPIRLSAEHGEGLNDLYSMLMPLADEYEDRATRDAPETDVDLPEDDADLEAESVPMPTRAKPLQVAVVGRPNAGKSTLINQILGEDRLLTGPEAGITRDAISLMTEWAGPDGDPVPMRIFDTAGMRKKAKVQEKLEKLSVSDGLRAVKFAEVVVVLLDAEIPFEQQDLRIADLAEREGRAVVVAVNKWDIEENRQEKLRDLKESFERLLPQLRGAPLITVSAKTGRGLDRLQAAIMRAYEVWNRRITTAQLNRWLSGMMEAHPPPAPQGKRIKLRYMTQAKTRPPGFVVMCSHPDKVPDSYARYLVNGLRLDFDMPGTPIRLWMRGQSDANPYKNRKKAAPSKLRKHTDGRRRD; the protein is encoded by the coding sequence ATGTCCTTTACCCTTGCCATCGTGGGCCGTCCCAATGTCGGGAAATCCACGCTGTTCAACCGCCTTGTCGGCAAACGCCTTGCGCTGGTCGACGACCAGCCCGGCGTAACACGCGATCTGCGCGAAGGGGCGGCCAAACTGGCCGACCTGCGCTTTACCGTGATCGACACGGCCGGTCTGGAAGAGGTCACCGACGACAGCCTCCAAGGCCGGATGCGCCGCCTGACTGAGCGTGCCGTGGATATGGCCGATATCTGTCTGTTCATGATCGACGCCCGTGTCGGCGTGACCCCGTCGGATATGGTCTTTGCCGAGATCCTGCGCAAGAAATCCGCTCATGTAATTCTCGCCGGTAACAAAGCCGAGGGCAAAGCCGCCGATGCGGGCATGATCGAGGCCTATTCGCTGGGTCTTGGTGAGCCGATCCGCCTCTCCGCTGAACATGGCGAAGGTCTGAACGATCTCTACTCAATGTTGATGCCGCTGGCCGATGAATATGAGGACCGCGCCACGCGGGACGCGCCCGAGACGGATGTGGACCTGCCTGAGGATGACGCCGATCTCGAAGCCGAATCCGTGCCGATGCCCACGCGCGCCAAGCCTCTGCAGGTTGCCGTGGTGGGCCGCCCCAATGCGGGCAAGTCGACGTTGATCAACCAGATTTTGGGCGAGGACCGTTTGCTCACCGGACCGGAGGCGGGGATCACCCGCGATGCGATCTCTCTCATGACCGAATGGGCCGGGCCGGATGGTGATCCGGTGCCGATGCGGATTTTTGACACCGCCGGGATGCGTAAAAAGGCCAAGGTGCAGGAGAAGCTTGAAAAGCTCAGTGTCAGCGATGGTCTGCGCGCGGTGAAATTTGCCGAGGTCGTTGTCGTTCTGCTCGACGCCGAAATCCCGTTTGAGCAGCAAGACCTGCGGATTGCCGATTTGGCCGAGCGTGAGGGTCGTGCCGTCGTTGTTGCCGTGAACAAGTGGGACATCGAAGAGAACCGTCAGGAAAAGCTGCGCGATCTCAAGGAAAGCTTCGAGAGGCTCTTGCCGCAGCTGCGTGGCGCGCCGCTGATCACTGTGTCTGCCAAAACGGGCAGGGGGCTTGACCGTCTTCAGGCCGCGATCATGCGCGCCTATGAGGTCTGGAACCGCCGGATCACCACCGCACAGCTTAACCGCTGGCTCTCGGGCATGATGGAGGCGCATCCGCCCCCCGCGCCGCAGGGCAAGCGCATCAAGCTGCGTTACATGACGCAAGCCAAGACCCGTCCGCCGGGCTTCGTGGTGATGTGCAGCCATCCCGACAAGGTGCCGGACAGCTACGCGCGCTATCTGGTCAACGGGTTGCGGTTGGATTTCGACATGCCCGGCACGCCGATCCGTCTGTGGATGCGCGGCCAGTCGGATGCCAACCCCTATAAAAACCGCAAAAAGGCCGCGCCGTCGAAGCTGCGCAAGCACACCGACGGTCGCCGCCGGGATTGA
- the secD gene encoding protein translocase subunit SecD produces the protein MLQIDLWKRIVIVLTCLAGLWLALPNAFYAPVEKHNDAVAAIEVQGSTPELEAQRALWPEWMPSGLVNLGLDLRGGAHLLAEVQLADVYASRMEAQWPEVRDALRSLTPVRREEAPAGELRVRLNDPSKMEEALQITRDLARPVTTVTGAGGSDINVSGANGTITITLSDAEKQATDERTMQQSLEIVRRRIDEVGTREPTIQRQGADRILIQVPGIGSAAELKAIIGTTAQLTFNPVVNRGSNENDNPGIGNAILPAADEEGVFYTIETAPVVTGEQLVDAQPSFDQNGAPAVSFRFDTSGARKFGDYTAENIGSPFAIVLDNEVISAPTIQSHIPGGSGIITGRFSVEESTNLAVLLRAGALPAGLSFVEERTIGPELGQDSIDAGKIATMVAFAAVLFFMWASYGLFGFFANIALIINVGLIFGLLSLIGATLTLPGIAGIVLTVGMAVDANVLIFERIREEQRNAKGAARAISLGYERALSAILDANITTFIVAVILFALGSGPVRGFAVTLGLGIMTSVFTAFFVTRLLVVIWFERRRPKTIEV, from the coding sequence ATGCTACAGATTGATCTGTGGAAGCGGATTGTCATTGTCCTGACCTGTTTGGCAGGGCTTTGGCTCGCGCTTCCCAATGCCTTTTACGCTCCTGTCGAAAAGCACAATGACGCCGTTGCGGCCATCGAAGTTCAGGGCAGTACGCCTGAGTTGGAAGCGCAGCGCGCGCTTTGGCCCGAATGGATGCCCTCGGGGTTGGTGAACCTTGGCCTCGATCTGCGCGGCGGTGCGCATCTGCTGGCCGAAGTGCAACTGGCCGATGTCTATGCCTCGCGCATGGAAGCACAATGGCCCGAGGTTCGTGACGCTCTGCGCAGCCTGACTCCGGTCCGGCGCGAAGAAGCGCCAGCGGGGGAATTGCGGGTCCGTCTGAACGATCCGTCCAAAATGGAAGAAGCTCTGCAGATCACCCGTGATCTGGCCCGTCCCGTCACCACGGTCACCGGGGCAGGCGGCAGCGACATCAACGTGAGCGGCGCCAATGGCACCATCACCATCACCCTGTCGGATGCCGAAAAACAGGCGACTGACGAGCGCACCATGCAGCAGAGCCTCGAAATCGTGCGCCGCCGCATTGATGAGGTCGGCACCCGTGAGCCGACGATCCAGCGTCAGGGTGCAGACCGCATCTTGATCCAAGTGCCGGGCATTGGCTCCGCTGCCGAGTTGAAAGCGATCATCGGCACGACGGCACAGCTGACCTTCAACCCGGTGGTCAACCGTGGCTCCAATGAGAACGACAACCCCGGCATTGGCAACGCGATCCTGCCGGCGGCGGATGAAGAGGGCGTGTTCTACACGATCGAAACCGCCCCCGTCGTCACCGGCGAGCAACTCGTCGACGCACAGCCCAGCTTTGACCAGAACGGGGCACCTGCCGTGTCCTTCCGTTTTGACACTTCCGGTGCGCGCAAGTTCGGTGATTACACGGCCGAGAACATCGGCTCGCCCTTTGCCATCGTGCTCGACAACGAAGTCATCAGCGCGCCGACCATCCAAAGCCATATTCCCGGCGGCTCAGGCATCATCACCGGGCGCTTCTCGGTCGAGGAAAGCACCAACCTTGCCGTGCTGCTGCGCGCCGGGGCCCTGCCTGCGGGGCTGAGCTTTGTCGAAGAGCGCACCATCGGACCGGAACTGGGCCAAGACAGCATTGACGCGGGCAAGATCGCCACGATGGTGGCCTTTGCCGCTGTGCTGTTCTTCATGTGGGCGTCTTATGGGCTCTTCGGGTTCTTCGCCAATATCGCGCTGATCATCAACGTCGGGCTGATCTTTGGTCTGCTGAGCCTCATCGGGGCCACGCTGACCCTGCCGGGCATTGCCGGGATCGTGCTGACGGTCGGCATGGCGGTGGATGCCAACGTGCTGATTTTCGAGCGTATCCGTGAAGAGCAACGCAACGCCAAAGGTGCTGCGCGGGCGATCTCGCTGGGCTATGAGCGCGCACTCAGCGCCATTCTGGATGCCAACATCACGACCTTCATCGTGGCGGTCATCCTCTTTGCCCTAGGCTCTGGTCCGGTGCGCGGCTTCGCCGTAACGCTGGGACTGGGCATCATGACATCGGTCTTCACCGCCTTCTTCGTCACCCGCTTGCTGGTGGTGATCTGGTTTGAACGCCGCCGTCCCAAGACAATCGAGGTTTGA
- a CDS encoding DUF302 domain-containing protein: MRAIAMAAGLVMAAVPALAQDLVAKVSPHDVVTTMDRLERAVEEAGAEVFARVDHAAGAEKVEMELRPTQLLIFGNPKLGTPAMQDAQTAGLDLPMRVLVYADGEGAVHVTYADPETLVTAHGLPEDAEYITKMTEALDNLTAKAIGEE, from the coding sequence ATGAGAGCGATAGCAATGGCCGCAGGTCTGGTGATGGCAGCGGTGCCCGCCTTGGCCCAAGATTTGGTGGCCAAAGTGTCACCCCATGACGTGGTGACAACGATGGACCGGCTGGAACGCGCCGTCGAAGAGGCCGGGGCCGAGGTTTTCGCCCGCGTCGATCACGCCGCCGGGGCCGAGAAGGTCGAGATGGAGCTGCGCCCAACGCAGCTTTTGATCTTTGGCAACCCCAAGCTCGGCACGCCCGCGATGCAGGATGCGCAGACCGCCGGGCTGGATCTGCCGATGCGGGTGCTGGTCTATGCCGATGGCGAAGGGGCCGTGCATGTGACCTATGCCGACCCTGAAACACTGGTTACGGCCCATGGCCTGCCCGAAGACGCGGAATATATCACCAAGATGACCGAGGCGCTGGACAACCTCACCGCCAAGGCGATCGGCGAAGAGTAA
- a CDS encoding PQQ-like beta-propeller repeat protein, whose protein sequence is MTKHRESEPGHAGLRGLGVAGAIGAALLLTACADEQTYLPGKREDVRAVLQNPGVQDPAFDAIDGPVPENTSRAIALGGAVNNANWTHSVGTPSTRVGHPALRSTLQPVWSAKIGAGDSRKQRITADPVVAGGRVFTLDAGAQVTATSTSGQTLWTRDLTPASDREGQATGGGLAVDGETLYVSVGFGVLAALDVTTGGVRWTQDLDATGSGTPTVSGDLVYLTAGDDTGFALDKTTGRIQWQTGAVTSLSNVLGAPAPAITNDLAIFAFGSGEVQGLFRQGGLERWATSVLGKRQGRALSFVGDVTSAPVVSGGTVYVGNHSGRLAALDVNSGDRKWVARDGAIGPVWPAGDSVFAVTDLNELVRLDASTGRRIWGTPLPNFVKDRPRRQSEVVAHYGPIIAGGRVIVASNDGVLRSFDPVGGGLTGTTQIPGGATTAPVVAGDTLYVVSTKGQLHAFR, encoded by the coding sequence ATGACGAAGCATCGCGAATCCGAACCCGGCCATGCGGGTCTGCGGGGGCTGGGCGTGGCGGGGGCCATCGGTGCCGCGCTGCTGCTGACGGCCTGCGCGGATGAGCAGACCTATCTGCCGGGCAAACGTGAAGACGTGCGCGCGGTGCTGCAAAACCCCGGTGTGCAAGACCCGGCCTTTGACGCCATCGACGGCCCGGTGCCAGAAAACACCAGCCGCGCCATCGCTTTGGGCGGCGCGGTAAACAACGCCAACTGGACCCACAGTGTCGGCACCCCCTCGACCCGCGTGGGCCACCCCGCGTTGCGCAGCACATTGCAGCCGGTCTGGAGCGCCAAGATCGGCGCGGGCGACAGCCGCAAACAGCGCATCACTGCCGATCCGGTGGTCGCGGGCGGGCGCGTCTTTACGCTCGATGCAGGCGCGCAGGTCACTGCGACCTCGACCTCAGGCCAAACGCTCTGGACCCGCGACCTCACCCCCGCATCCGACCGCGAAGGCCAAGCCACCGGTGGCGGGCTCGCCGTGGACGGCGAAACGCTTTACGTCTCTGTGGGCTTTGGTGTTCTGGCCGCGCTCGACGTGACGACAGGCGGAGTGCGTTGGACGCAAGACCTCGACGCCACGGGTTCGGGCACGCCGACCGTCTCGGGCGATCTGGTCTATCTCACGGCGGGTGACGATACCGGCTTTGCGCTCGACAAAACCACAGGCCGCATCCAGTGGCAGACCGGTGCTGTCACCAGCCTCAGCAATGTGCTGGGCGCACCGGCGCCCGCCATCACCAATGATCTTGCGATCTTCGCCTTCGGCTCGGGTGAGGTTCAGGGGCTGTTCCGTCAAGGCGGGCTTGAGCGGTGGGCGACCTCTGTTCTGGGCAAACGTCAGGGCCGCGCGCTGAGCTTTGTTGGTGACGTGACAAGCGCGCCCGTGGTCTCGGGCGGGACTGTCTATGTGGGCAACCATTCGGGCCGTCTGGCCGCGCTCGACGTGAACAGCGGGGACCGTAAATGGGTCGCGCGCGACGGGGCGATCGGCCCGGTCTGGCCTGCGGGCGATTCTGTTTTCGCGGTCACCGACCTCAATGAACTTGTGCGGCTCGACGCCAGCACGGGCCGCCGCATCTGGGGCACGCCGCTGCCGAATTTCGTCAAGGACCGGCCCAGAAGGCAATCCGAAGTCGTGGCGCATTACGGCCCGATCATCGCCGGAGGCCGCGTGATCGTGGCGTCCAACGATGGGGTGCTGCGCAGCTTTGACCCCGTGGGCGGCGGGCTGACGGGCACCACCCAAATCCCCGGCGGGGCGACCACTGCCCCCGTCGTGGCAGGCGACACGCTTTATGTCGTCTCCACCAAGGGGCAATTGCACGCTTTCCGTTAG
- the serS gene encoding serine--tRNA ligase, translating into MHDIRAIRDNPEAFDAALARRGEAAMSQAVLSLDAARRAKIAAAETAKAEQNKASKEVGAAKGRGDEAEFERLRTLVSDKKAEVAAMNVEAQELDAKLTDMLARIPNNPADDVPQGDDEGDNVEVKSWGEKPSFDFKPVEHYEIKGVKPGMDFETAAKISGARFVMLKGAVARVHRALAQFMIDTHVDENGLTEVNSPVLVRDEAMYGTDKLPKFGEDSYQTTNGWWLVPTSEVPLTYSVGGDTLEESALPVRLTAHTLCFRSEAGSAGRDTAGMLRQHQFEKVEMVSVTHPDESDAEQQRMVACAEGILEKLGVPYRTVILCTGDMGFGARRTYDIEAWVPGQDCYREISSVSTTGDFQARRMNARFKPEGGGKPQFVHTLNGSGLAVGRCLIAVLENGQQADGSVKLPEVLAPYLGGKTTLTAEGVLA; encoded by the coding sequence ATGCACGACATCCGCGCCATCCGCGACAATCCCGAGGCTTTTGACGCCGCTCTCGCCCGCCGGGGCGAGGCTGCGATGTCGCAGGCGGTGCTGTCGCTCGATGCCGCACGCCGCGCTAAGATCGCCGCCGCTGAGACTGCCAAGGCCGAGCAGAACAAGGCCAGCAAGGAAGTCGGGGCCGCCAAGGGCCGCGGCGATGAGGCCGAGTTCGAGCGCCTGCGGACGCTGGTCAGCGACAAAAAGGCAGAGGTCGCCGCGATGAACGTCGAGGCGCAGGAGTTGGACGCGAAGCTGACCGATATGCTCGCCCGGATCCCCAACAACCCCGCCGATGATGTGCCCCAAGGCGATGACGAAGGTGACAATGTCGAGGTGAAAAGCTGGGGCGAGAAGCCCAGCTTTGATTTCAAACCGGTCGAGCATTACGAGATCAAGGGCGTCAAACCCGGCATGGATTTCGAGACCGCGGCCAAGATTTCGGGTGCGCGGTTCGTCATGCTGAAAGGCGCCGTGGCGCGGGTGCACCGGGCACTGGCGCAGTTCATGATCGACACCCATGTGGATGAGAACGGCCTGACAGAGGTGAACTCCCCCGTGCTGGTGCGCGACGAGGCAATGTATGGCACGGATAAGCTGCCCAAATTCGGCGAAGACAGCTATCAAACCACCAATGGCTGGTGGCTGGTCCCGACCTCGGAAGTGCCGCTGACCTATTCGGTGGGCGGCGACACGTTAGAGGAAAGCGCCCTGCCGGTCCGGCTGACCGCCCATACCCTCTGCTTCCGCTCCGAGGCCGGGAGTGCAGGCCGCGACACCGCTGGCATGCTGCGCCAACACCAGTTTGAGAAGGTCGAGATGGTCTCGGTCACCCACCCCGATGAAAGCGACGCCGAGCAGCAGCGCATGGTGGCCTGCGCCGAAGGTATCCTCGAGAAGCTCGGCGTGCCCTACCGTACGGTGATCCTCTGCACCGGCGACATGGGCTTTGGCGCGCGGCGCACCTATGACATCGAGGCTTGGGTGCCGGGGCAGGATTGCTACCGCGAGATTTCCTCGGTCTCGACCACCGGGGATTTTCAGGCGCGCCGCATGAATGCGCGGTTCAAGCCCGAGGGCGGCGGCAAGCCGCAGTTTGTGCATACGCTGAATGGCTCGGGTCTGGCGGTTGGGCGCTGTCTGATCGCGGTGCTGGAGAATGGCCAGCAGGCGGATGGGTCGGTGAAACTGCCCGAGGTGCTAGCGCCGTATCTAGGGGGCAAGACGACGCTGACTGCGGAAGGTGTGCTAGCGTAA
- a CDS encoding ion transporter: MTDLSPPSPQSLRARAARLADRASFQNFILGVILFNAVILGLETSDEVMAQVGPLILLLDKICLGIFVIEIAIKLYGRGMDFFKRGWSIFDFVIVAISLIPATQGLSVLRALRILRLLRVVSVAPSLRRVVEGLVNALPGMGSVFLLMGVIFYIASVMATKLFGADFPQWFGTLGRSGYSLFQIMTLESWSMGIVRPVMEVYPYAWMFFVPFIMVTTFAVVNLLVGLIVNSMQDAHHEESNEQTNTYRDEVMSRLTDLENLIKAQNTPPKR, translated from the coding sequence ATGACCGATCTCTCCCCTCCCTCGCCACAGTCGCTGCGCGCCCGCGCGGCACGACTGGCTGACCGCGCTTCGTTTCAGAACTTCATTCTGGGCGTGATTCTGTTCAACGCTGTCATTCTGGGGCTGGAGACCTCGGATGAGGTGATGGCGCAGGTAGGGCCGTTGATCCTGCTGCTCGACAAAATCTGTCTCGGCATCTTTGTCATTGAGATCGCGATTAAACTCTACGGTCGGGGGATGGATTTCTTCAAACGCGGCTGGAGCATTTTTGACTTTGTGATCGTCGCCATCTCTTTGATCCCTGCCACCCAAGGGCTCAGCGTGTTGCGGGCGCTGCGCATCTTGCGTCTGCTGCGCGTCGTCTCCGTCGCCCCCTCGCTGCGCCGCGTGGTTGAGGGGCTGGTCAACGCGCTGCCCGGTATGGGCTCGGTTTTCCTGCTGATGGGAGTAATCTTTTACATCGCCTCCGTCATGGCCACCAAACTCTTTGGCGCGGATTTCCCGCAGTGGTTCGGCACGCTGGGGCGCTCGGGCTATTCGCTGTTTCAGATCATGACGCTCGAGTCGTGGTCCATGGGCATCGTGCGCCCGGTGATGGAGGTCTATCCCTATGCGTGGATGTTCTTTGTGCCCTTCATCATGGTCACGACCTTCGCGGTGGTGAACCTGCTGGTCGGTCTGATTGTGAACTCGATGCAAGACGCGCATCATGAGGAAAGCAACGAGCAGACCAATACCTACCGCGATGAGGTCATGTCGCGGCTGACCGATCTGGAAAACCTCATCAAGGCGCAGAACACCCCGCCCAAACGCTAA